ACCTAGCAAACATAGCCGTAAAACACGAAAATAAAAACAACTACGACTTTGAAGAACTATTCAAAAAACACATCTCAAAAAACCTACACGCAAAAACAATAATAGACCTAATACTAATAAAACCAAAAGAAGTAGAAAAAAAAATAAACAAAAAAATAAATATAGAGCAACACAAAGACAAAATACTGGGAGAAATAAGCAAAGCAAAAATAACCGCGACAGCAATACCTGAAATACTAATGATGATAGCAGAAAAAGGAAAACTAGAACTGAACAGATTTTACCAAATAAGCGAAGAAGAAATAGAAAAAATCATAATAAAAATAATAAAAGAAAACCAAGGAGCACCAAGAGGTGCAATAATGGGAAAAATAATGGCAACACTCAAAGGAAAAGCTGATGGAAAACTTGTAAATCAAATCCTTTCAAAACATCTAAAATAAAACTCACTCTTTTAACTTTCTACTAAACGAATAAACACCTAAAACAGTTAATAAAACACATTGCAAAAAAAGAACAAACAAACTCAACAAAATGCCAGATTCAGAATAACCAATAACAACAAACCTTAAAGCATCAACACCATAATACAAAGGATTAACATACGCAATCAATCTAAAAATAAACGGCAAATTAAAAATAGGATAAAAAGCACCTGAAAGAAATAAAGCAACAGTACTAAATATTCCAAAAACAATCTGAAAACTCCTATTCTTACTAAAACCAAAACTAAGAACAATACCCAAACCATAAAACGCTATACTAATCAAAATCAAAACTAACAAAACTAACAAAAGATTAACAAAACTAAAACTACCCACATAAAACAAGATAATCAAAGCCATAAACAAAGCCATACTCAACGAAACAACCATCTCAGAAACAACAATACCTAAAAAAATACTTAATCTACTAATAGGACTAACCAAATACAATTTCATAAAATTCTTCTTATCATCAATCATACTACTGCCAACACTAAACGTCTGACCAAAAACCATCAAAGCCAAAACAGCAGGAGCCAAAAACGAAAAATAACTAACCTCAAAAACAGAAGAATCAACAATACCTCCAATACCAAAACCGAATAAAACCAATAAAAGCAAAGGCCAAGTAATCTCAGAAAACAACTCAAACTTATTTCTCATAAACTTCTTCCAACGCCTATAAACAATAGGATAAATATCGCTAAATATTTTCATTCAAATTCCTCCCAAC
The sequence above is drawn from the Candidatus Woesearchaeota archaeon genome and encodes:
- a CDS encoding ABC transporter permease produces the protein MKIFSDIYPIVYRRWKKFMRNKFELFSEITWPLLLLVLFGFGIGGIVDSSVFEVSYFSFLAPAVLALMVFGQTFSVGSSMIDDKKNFMKLYLVSPISRLSIFLGIVVSEMVVSLSMALFMALIILFYVGSFSFVNLLLVLLVLILISIAFYGLGIVLSFGFSKNRSFQIVFGIFSTVALFLSGAFYPIFNLPFIFRLIAYVNPLYYGVDALRFVVIGYSESGILLSLFVLFLQCVLLTVLGVYSFSRKLKE